A region from the Papaver somniferum cultivar HN1 unplaced genomic scaffold, ASM357369v1 unplaced-scaffold_22, whole genome shotgun sequence genome encodes:
- the LOC113340611 gene encoding uncharacterized protein LOC113340611, whose protein sequence is MPGGGEPHESPLVVKLEINPRAKTDEDEEVDTDTWAINRILIDPGSSVNILFYHTYKTMGGRDEELIPSTYKIYGFNGTTNKPKGEITMRIPLETISSEVLFCVVDVESPYNALIGRPWLHGILGVPSTFHQCIKFPLPQGV, encoded by the coding sequence ATGCCTGGAGGTGGAGAACCGCACGAAAGTCCATTAGTGGTAAAGTTGGAAATCAATCCAAGAGCAAAAACTGATGAAGACGAAGAGGTAGACACAGATACATGGGCTATCAACAGAATACTAATAGATCCTGGAAGTTCGGTGAATATCTTATTTTACCACACATACAAAACCATGGGTGGTCGAGATGAAGAGCTTATTCCCTCTacttataagatatatggttttaatggcacAACTAATAAACCGAAGGGGGAGATAACTATGAGAATTCCTTTAGAAACCATATCATCTGAAGTGTTattctgtgttgttgatgtagaatcaccttacAATGCTTTGATTGGAAGACCATGGTTACATGGTATTCTAGGGGTACCTTctactttccaccaatgcatcaagttTCCTCTTCCTCAAGGCGTATGA